The Vicia villosa cultivar HV-30 ecotype Madison, WI linkage group LG1, Vvil1.0, whole genome shotgun sequence genome includes a region encoding these proteins:
- the LOC131659975 gene encoding uncharacterized protein LOC131659975, producing MTELAGKDWSQALALSLSEKEKRRSRIASELTRFALFEAWERYKDMLRLCPHHGLEQWLIIHTFYNGLLYNTRLTIDASAGGALMDKEYADAYTLIENMAQNHYQWGSERAQSEKTSGEKSSTKNGMYEISSLDCVNAKVDALTRMIENLTIVPVAAVAAVSPNCEICGMTGHAASDCHLLAEVSPEPVNYAQGNPYSNTYNPGWKNHPNFSYKNNNALYAPGQAPSVPPGYEKAPFAAPNVPRKSNLEIMMENFIATQTQTNKDFINQNVHTNEQIKQLATKVDALATHNKMLETQISQVAQQQAPTAAPAGTFPGQPQPNPKGHAHAIILRSCREMDEPTDPGNGEQWVPNLESGT from the exons ATGACAGAATTGGCGGGTAAAGACTGGAGCCAAGCTCTAGCTCTATCCCtcagtgaaaaagaaaaaaggcgTAGTCGTATAGCTTCCGAACTGACGCGATTTGCTTTATTCGAAGCGTGGGAAAGATACAAAGACATGCTTAGACTTTGTCCGCATCACGGTTTAGAACAATGGTTAATCATCCATACCTTCTACAATGGCCTCCTCTACAATACGAGACTTACAATTGACGCCTCCGCAGGTGGCGCACTGATGGATAAAGAATATGCTGATGCTTACACACTTATCGAAAACATGGCTCAAAACCATTATCAATGGGGAAGCGAGAGAGCTCAATCAGAGAAAACTTCTGGAGAGAAATCTTCAACGAAGAATGGGATGTACGAGATAAGTAGCCTCGACTGCGTTAATGCCAAAGTCGATGCCCTAACTCGGATGATTGAAAACCTCACTATAGTACCTGTAGCCGCCGTGGCTGCTGTTTCCCCCAATTGCGAAATATGCGGAATGACTGGACATGCTGCTTCTGATTGCCATCTTTTGGCAGAAGTTTCCCCCGAaccagtaaactatgctcaaggaaacccctaCTCAAACACGTATAACCCAGGATGGAAGAATCACCCTAATTTCTCGTACAAGAACAATAATGCTTTGTACGCACCTGGTCAAGCACCCAGTGTACCACCTGGATACGAAAAGGCACCATTCGCTGCTCCTAATGTCCCTAGGAAGTCTAACTTAGAAATAATGATGGAAAATTTCATAGCCACTCAAACCCAGACTAATAAGGATTTCATAAACCAGAACGTGCACACTAATGAGCAAATCAAACAGTTAGCGACCAAAGTAGACGCGTTGGCCACTCACAACAAGATGCTTGAGACACAAATCTCTCAAGTGgcacaacaacaagcacctactgctgcacCTGCTGGGACGTTTCCAGGACAGCCACAACCAAACCCAAAAGGACATGCTCATGCTATTATTCTGCGAAGTTGTAGAGAGATGGATGAACCGACCGACCCCGGCAACGGCGAACAATGGG TACCGAATCTTGAATCCGGGACTtga